The genome window CGGGGGAGGGTCCGAGCGCGGGCTTGGCCCGCGCCACGGTTCCCGGGGGAGGTCTCGGCGGGAGTCTGCCGCGACCCCCTCCGCAACGGGACGCAGAGGGTGATGGAGTTTCTCGGGAAGATCCGCGAGTTCTTTCACGACGTGCTGGTCGAGTTCCGCAAGGTGAGCTGGCCCAGCCGGCGCGAGGTCATGGGCTCGACGACCGTCGTCATCGTGGTGGTGGTGGTCCTGGCGGTGTTCCTGGCCGCGGTGGACATCGCGCTCTCCCGGCTGGTCGGCCTCATCTTGCACTAGGACGGTCATGGCGAAGCAGTGGTACGTGGTGCACACCTACTCGGGATTCGAGAACAAGGTGGCCGAGGCGATCCGGCAGCGGGCGAAGATCTTCGGCCAGGAGGACCACATCAGCCAGGTGGTCATTCCCACCGAAGAGGTCGTCGAGGTCC of Candidatus Methylomirabilota bacterium contains these proteins:
- the secE gene encoding preprotein translocase subunit SecE; translated protein: MEFLGKIREFFHDVLVEFRKVSWPSRREVMGSTTVVIVVVVVLAVFLAAVDIALSRLVGLILH